A genome region from Arachis duranensis cultivar V14167 chromosome 6, aradu.V14167.gnm2.J7QH, whole genome shotgun sequence includes the following:
- the LOC107495907 gene encoding uncharacterized protein LOC107495907, which produces MCVDFTDLNKACLKDAYPPPFIDSLVDNASGYQTLSFMDAYFGYNQILMHPSDQNKTAFVIANDNYCYNVMPFGLKNAGVTYQRLMDKVFAHQIGKNLEVYVDDMVVKTKLDNDHLADLSEIFGQIRQYNMQLNLEKCAFGVQGEKFLGFLLTNRGIEANPEKCRAILDMASPQTIKEVQRLTGRMAALLKREKVQQPIYFISKSLQNAELRYPKIEKLVLTLILIARRLRPYFQSHIINVRTDQPLRHVLHKPELAGRLIKWSVELSEFDIQYKSRGPIKSQYLSNFLAEFTKPDPTTSLATWTLYVDGASNPQGCEAGIILEDGNGFVLEQSLHLSFKASNNQSKYEALIVGLKLAADLNISELQENNHRADILSKLASSQTPTSSLYRSTLLTPSVTLAEVLSLTQEEDWRQPYKEYIKSGNIPPGTTNIAKFKRLASFFIVYDNCLYRRGFSRPLLKCLSRNEAELALAEAHEGICGTHIGGRSLSSKLLRTGFYWPTIQKDSTDKVKTCQNCQMHGTITHLPAEVLHSSEATWPFHQWGLDIIGPFPLALGQFADHKFTSFLQNLKIKQYFSSVEHPQTNGLAEAANKVILHALRKKLDEAKGLWYDPEIIWDTTPLYIQQPGGHLSDWCMVQRQ; this is translated from the exons ATGTGTGTTGATttcaccgatctcaacaaagcatgcctCAAAGATGCTTACCCTCCACCCTTTATTGATTCCCTAGTTGATAATGCATCAGGTTACCAAACTTTGAGTTTTATGGATGCATATTTTGGGTATAACCAAATTCTTATGCATCCATCCGACCAAAACAAAACTGCTTTTGTTATTGCCAATGATAATTATTGCTATAATGTCATGCCTTTTGGACTAAAGAATGCAGGTGTAACTTATCAGCGGCTTATGGACAAGGTCTTCGCCCACCAAATCGGAAAGAACTTGGAGGTATATGTCGATGACATGGTGGTCAAAACTAAGCTCGACAACGACCATCTAGCCGATCTTTCAGAAATCTTTGGCCAAATACGACAATACAATATGCAACTAAATCTGGAGAAATGTGCATTCGGAGTACAAGGAGAAAAATTCCTCGGCTTCCTGCTAACAAATcgaggaattgaagcaaatccagaaAAATGCCGAGCCATATTAGATATGGCGAGCCCACAAActatcaaagaagtacaacgCCTTACAGGGAGAATGGCAGCCCTCTTAA AAAGGGAGAAAGTACAACAACCGATTTATTTCATCAGCAAATCACTTCAAAATGCCGAGCTCCGATATCCGAAGATTGAAAAGCTCGTACTGACACTAATCTTGATAGCTCGTCGTCTTCGACCTTACTTCCAGAGCCACATTATCAATGTGCGGACTGACCAGCCCTTGAGACATGTGTTACACAAACCTGAACTGGCTGGCCGACTCATTAAATGGTCGGTGGAACTATCTGAATTCGATATTCAATATAAAAGCAGAGGACCAATCAAGTCACAATATCTTTCCAATTTTCTCGCCGAATTCACTAAACCAGATCCAACAACCAGCTTGGCAACATGGACGCTATATGTTGATGGAGCATCCAACCCACAAGGATGCGAGGCAGGAATCATTCTAGAAGATGGAAATGGTTTTGTTCTAGAACAATCCTTGCACTTGTCGTTTAAAGCAAGTAACAATCAATCCAAATATGAGGCACTAATCGTTGGACTAAAGCTTGCAGCCGACCTAAATATATCTGAACTACAG GAAAATAATCACCGAGCCGATATCTTGTCTAAACTTGCAAGTTCCCAGACACCAACTTCCTCTTTATATAGATCTACATTGCTTACACCAAGTGTAACTTTAGCTGAGGTTTTGAGTTTAACTCAAGAAGAAGACTGGCGACAACCTTACAAAGAATACATAAAATCTGGGAACATCCCACCCGGTACCACAAATATAGCGAAATTTAAAAGACTGGCATCTTTCTTTATTGTCTATGATAACTGTTTGTATAGGCGAGGTTTCTCTCGACCTTTGTTGAAATGTCTTTCCAGGAACGAAGCCGAACTTGCACTGGCTGAAGCCCATGAGGGTATCTGTGGCACACACATCGGCGGCCGAAGTTTGTCCTCAAAACTATTGCGCACGGGTTTTTATTGGCCAACAATCCAAAAGGACAGCACTGACAAAGTTAAGACATGCCAGAATTGCCAAATGCACGGCACCATCACACATTTACCAGCTGAGGTTCTCCACAGTTCCGAGGCAACTTGGCCATTCCATCAATGGGGGCTTGACATTATTGGGCCTTTTCCATTAGCACTTGGCCAGTTTGCCGATCATAAATTCACTTCTTTCTTGCAGAATCTCAAAATCAAACAATATTTTTCATCAGTCGAACACCCGCAAACAAACGGATTAGCAGAGGCTGCTAATAAGGTCATCTTACACGCGCTAAGGAAAAAGCTCGACGAGGCAAAGGGCCTCTGGTATGATCCTGAAATAATATGGGATACAACACCACTGTACATTCAACAACCAGGGGGACACCTTTCAGATTGGTGTATGGTTcagaggcaatga
- the LOC107495904 gene encoding uncharacterized protein LOC107495904, which produces MFSVGEFCYQYLEQQTGDGYPVVNIRYSGPNDPLPFEHKAVVQQFGEETDIDSIKEWYRRQVTCNSLHESCLKMNYLHISERRAITHFYQESLSSWMEKKLKNPPATATDWWGHIRQDFEQIFKPIFATLKNMFLQNDYHGKLTAHSIKVEYPWPEQPEQLRGVLTDMDSPRVYDTSVVDKQKGDVEALRSIISDVINSFGVVTDIVDVEMFHQLDFLQEKYAHREITPLAIRWGMNPVLFWTIPKQIQFLNTVYWLIYRNGILSNPVYDCVFDSFPPWAFQDNRHPALSRVYNYGVQEHPGQYSANESIVKYYRNCIQHFDYQKAKTANSLSAIHKLFIRHYQIILPSIILTEKICGGRTKNMTAFDKRLFYLYVEGIDI; this is translated from the exons ATGTTTTCTGTGGGCGAATTTTGTTACCAATATCTGGAGCAACAAACAGGGGACGGATATCCAGTGGTAAACATTAGATATTCCGGTCCCAATGATCCTTTGCCTTTTGAACATAAGGCAGTAGTTCAACAATTCGGAGAAGAGACAGATATTGATTCTATAAAAGAATGGTATAGACGACAAGTTACCTGCAATTCATTACATGAAAGTTGTCTAAAGATGAACTATCTACATATTTCGGAAAGAAGGGCAATTACGCACTTTTATCAAGAGAGCTTAAGTTCATggatggaaaaaaaattgaagaatccACCAGCAACAGCTACAGATTGGTGGGGGCATATAAGGCAAGATTTTGAACAAATCTTCAAGCCGATTTTTGCAACATTGAAGAATATGTTCCTACAGAACGATTACCATGGTAAATTGACTGCCCATTCGATTAAGGTTGAATATCCCTGGCCTGAGCAGCCTGAGCAGTTACGGGGTGTTTTGACGGACATGGACAGCCCCCGGGTTTATGACACTTCTGTTGTCGACAAACAAAAGGGTGATGTAGAGGCGCTGAGATCAATAATTTCAGATGTTATTAACTCTTTTGGAGTGGTTACTGACATTGTTGATGTTGAGATGTTTCATCAACTTGATTTTCTTCAAGAGAAATATGCTCACAG GGAAATTACCCCCTTAGCAATAAGGTGGGGGATGAATCCAGTCCTGTTTTGGACCATTCCCAAACAAATTCAATTTCTGAACACAGTGTATTGGTTGATCTATCGAAATGGGATACTCTCAAATCCAGTTTATGATTGTGTTTTCGATTCATTTCCGCCGTGGGCATTTCAAGATAATAGACATCCAGCCTTGTCCAGAGTCTACAACTATGGAGTACAAGAACATCCTGGGCAATATAGTGCAAacgaaagcatagtaaaatacTATCGCAATTGCATTCAACATTTCGATTACCAGAAAGCCAAAAcg GCAAACTCACTTTCGGCTATTCACAAGCTATTCATTCGGCATTACCAAATTATATTACCATCCATCATACTGACGGAAAAGATTTGTGGGGGGAGGACAAAAAATATGACGGCCTT tgaCAAAAGGTTATTTTACTTGTATGTGGAAGGAATAGATATTTAA
- the LOC107495943 gene encoding uncharacterized protein LOC107495943 — MQEPDARKRERACVRMGRAALLSSPLLSCRRRSSRAATSRSITVEQIRKERERKPGKRPLPEEKPIAPPCSAAETRRCRRRQGASPELCHCPVVAIMVGRAAKFLLPGSTAEIQAAAVAKKLLTELLPGRVGVAAVSLCYFRISIQAYMLR; from the exons ATGCAGGAGCCCGACGCGAGAAAGAGAGAGCGCGCGTGCGTGCGCATGGGGAGGGCGGCGCTGCTGTCATCGCCGTTGCTGAGCTGCCGTCGCCGTTCCTCCAGAGCCGCCACCTCTAGGTCTATCACCGTTGAGCAGATCcgcaaagagagagagagaaaaccTGGGAAGAGGCCGCTGCCGGAGGAGAAGCCAATCGCGCCACCGTGCTCGGCCGCCGAGACACGTCGCTGCCGCCGCCGCCAGGGAGCTTCACCAGAGCTCTGTCATTGCCCAGTTGTCGCCATCATGGTGGGTCGCGCTGCCAAGTTTTTGTTGCCGGGATCTACTGCCG AGATTCAGGCCGCTGCCGTCGCTAAAAAATTGTTGACGGAGCTGCTGCCTGGTCGAGTTGGAGTTGCGGCTGTTTCGCTTTGCTATTTCA GAATTAGTATCCAAGCTTATATGTTGCGTTGA